The following coding sequences lie in one Streptomyces sp. NBC_00510 genomic window:
- a CDS encoding metalloregulator ArsR/SmtB family transcription factor — MNARTHLSPAHGAHPRAPGTEHYVRGAELLSLLADRTRLALLHSLTAGEADVSTLTARVGAARPAVSQHLAKLRIAGLVSSRKEGRRVIYALSDGHLRRLVDEVLNLADHHLSGKPPHA, encoded by the coding sequence ATGAACGCACGCACGCACCTGTCACCTGCGCATGGTGCGCACCCGCGAGCGCCGGGCACCGAGCACTACGTCCGCGGGGCCGAGCTCCTGAGCCTCCTCGCGGACCGCACCCGCCTCGCCCTGCTGCACTCGCTGACCGCGGGCGAGGCCGACGTCTCCACGCTGACCGCGCGAGTCGGCGCCGCCCGTCCCGCCGTCAGCCAGCACCTGGCCAAACTCCGGATCGCGGGCCTGGTCTCCTCCCGAAAGGAGGGCCGCCGGGTGATCTACGCGCTCTCCGACGGCCATCTGCGCAGGCTCGTCGACGAGGTGCTCAACCTCGCGGATCACCATCTGAGCGGCAAACCGCCGCACGCCTGA
- a CDS encoding helix-turn-helix domain-containing protein, which produces MASHPDLRTGPGDGSDPGPGPGAGRHLDARSELNEFLRTRRARLKPADVGLAEYGRRRVPGLRREELAQLAGVSVAYYTRLEQGNGRNVSVEVLGAISRALRLSEAEHAHLLHLAKPKRRKRRPAPERRQVRPELQELLSALEGVPAYVWGRRTDVLAWNRTASALFGDWAERAAEDRNWARITFLDPAARRLFADWESKAADVVGQLRMDAGRHVDDPVLAALVGELSMRSADFRSLWAAHDVRRKSHGGMRLLHPLAGALTLRYETLALPGDEEQSLSTYHAEPGSASEEALRLLASWGADASRDWSAAARG; this is translated from the coding sequence ATGGCCAGCCACCCCGACCTCCGCACCGGCCCGGGAGACGGGTCGGATCCCGGTCCGGGACCCGGCGCCGGGCGGCACCTCGACGCGCGCTCGGAGCTCAACGAGTTCCTGCGCACCCGCAGGGCCCGGCTGAAGCCGGCCGACGTGGGGCTCGCCGAGTACGGGCGGCGCCGGGTGCCGGGCCTGCGACGGGAGGAGCTGGCACAGCTCGCCGGGGTGTCCGTGGCCTACTACACGCGCCTGGAGCAGGGCAACGGCCGCAACGTGTCCGTGGAGGTGCTGGGCGCGATCTCACGGGCGCTCAGGCTCTCCGAGGCGGAGCACGCCCACCTGCTGCACCTGGCGAAGCCGAAGCGGCGGAAGCGGCGGCCCGCGCCCGAGCGCCGGCAGGTGCGGCCGGAGCTCCAGGAGCTGCTGTCGGCTCTGGAGGGCGTCCCCGCGTACGTGTGGGGCCGCCGCACCGATGTGCTGGCGTGGAACCGCACGGCGTCCGCGCTCTTCGGCGACTGGGCGGAGCGTGCCGCTGAGGACCGGAACTGGGCCAGGATCACCTTCCTCGACCCGGCGGCCAGGCGGCTCTTCGCCGACTGGGAGTCCAAGGCCGCCGACGTGGTGGGCCAGCTGCGGATGGACGCGGGCCGGCACGTGGACGACCCGGTACTGGCGGCGCTGGTCGGGGAGCTCTCCATGAGGAGTGCGGACTTCCGGTCGCTGTGGGCGGCCCACGACGTCAGGCGGAAGTCGCACGGCGGGATGCGGCTGCTGCACCCGCTGGCGGGCGCGCTCACCCTCCGCTACGAGACCCTCGCGCTCCCCGGCGACGAGGAGCAGTCACTGTCGACTTACCACGCCGAGCCGGGTTCGGCGTCGGAGGAGGCGCTGCGTCTGCTGGCGAGCTGGGGCGCGGACGCCTCCCGGGACTGGTCGGCGGCCGCGCGGGGTTGA
- a CDS encoding MFS transporter, which translates to MTETTTTGPSTPARGRDRLPGKALFGLFLSGFVGILTECLPAGLLPEISGTLHTSVSLTGQTVTIYALATAIGAIPLTRATARWPRKNVLQLALGTVAVANALTALSDDYAPTLVIRFVAGLGTGLVWPLLGGYAARLAPEGRQGRAIAIALAGTPVSLALGVPLGTWLGALGGWQLAFHASAALTALTMVWILATLPNLPGRSADERFTVPQVLRLPGLRTILFALATYMVAHNILYTYVTDLLGYLGMGGQAGWVLFAFGVTSILSVLVVGTHIDRHLRRLVVGSTALFALTVLVLAACSGVPVLVYVAVAAWGFAFGSSPSLFIGAAINATGAAADVAQSITITVFSSSIALGGLIGGLLVADLGTASITWASLALLVAAAAAVTGGRRHAFPAGA; encoded by the coding sequence ATGACGGAAACGACCACCACAGGTCCGTCCACCCCAGCGCGCGGACGGGACCGCCTCCCCGGGAAGGCCCTCTTCGGCCTCTTCCTCAGCGGGTTCGTCGGCATCCTCACCGAATGCCTGCCCGCCGGCCTGCTGCCGGAGATCAGCGGCACGCTCCACACGAGCGTCTCGCTCACCGGCCAGACCGTGACCATCTACGCCCTCGCCACCGCGATCGGGGCGATCCCGCTGACCCGGGCGACGGCGAGGTGGCCCCGCAAGAACGTGCTGCAGCTCGCGCTCGGCACCGTTGCCGTCGCCAACGCGCTCACGGCGCTGTCCGACGACTACGCGCCGACCCTCGTGATCCGCTTCGTCGCCGGCCTCGGCACCGGGCTCGTCTGGCCCCTCCTCGGCGGTTACGCCGCCCGGCTCGCCCCCGAGGGACGCCAGGGCCGCGCCATCGCCATCGCCCTTGCCGGAACCCCGGTGTCGCTGGCGCTGGGCGTCCCATTGGGCACCTGGCTGGGCGCCCTCGGCGGGTGGCAGCTCGCCTTCCACGCGTCCGCCGCCCTGACCGCGCTGACCATGGTGTGGATCCTGGCGACGCTGCCGAACCTGCCCGGCCGGTCGGCCGACGAACGCTTCACGGTCCCGCAGGTCCTGCGCCTGCCGGGGCTGCGCACCATCCTGTTCGCCCTCGCCACGTACATGGTCGCCCACAACATCCTCTACACCTACGTCACCGACCTCCTCGGGTACCTGGGCATGGGCGGCCAGGCGGGCTGGGTGCTGTTCGCCTTCGGCGTCACGTCGATCCTGAGCGTCCTCGTCGTCGGCACCCACATCGACCGGCACCTGCGCAGGCTCGTCGTGGGCAGCACCGCGCTGTTCGCGCTCACCGTGCTCGTGCTCGCCGCGTGCTCCGGCGTGCCCGTGCTGGTCTACGTCGCCGTCGCGGCGTGGGGCTTCGCCTTCGGCAGTTCCCCGAGCCTGTTCATCGGCGCCGCGATCAACGCGACGGGGGCCGCCGCCGACGTCGCGCAGTCGATCACGATCACGGTCTTCTCCTCGTCCATCGCCCTGGGCGGCCTCATCGGTGGCCTCCTGGTCGCGGACCTGGGGACCGCGTCGATCACCTGGGCGTCGCTGGCCCTCCTGGTCGCCGCCGCCGCGGCCGTGACCGGGGGCAGGAGGCACGCCTTCCCCGCGGGCGCCTGA
- a CDS encoding cation diffusion facilitator family transporter: protein MNGRHTHTQHDHGHGQEHGHDHGHTYGHGHGHGRSEGHGTRSRARLRHRLGHLLHPHSHESADKVDGALESSAEGMRALWISLAVLGVTAIAQAVVVVLSGSVALLGDTVHNAADALTALPLGVAFVLGRRAATRRFTYGYGRAEDLAGIVIVLTITASAGFAAWTAVDRLLHPRDVAYLPAVAVAAVLGFIGNEWVARYRIRVGRKIGSAALVADGLHARTDGFTSLAVLLGAAGAAMGWRLADPIVGLAITAAILLVLRDAAREVFRRVMDAVDPALVDDAERALREVPGVRGVGELRLRWIGHRLRAEVAVVVDGNLTVRQAHHTAVAAEHALLHAVPRLTAALVHADPAPVPGVADPHAELAHHAA from the coding sequence ATGAACGGCCGGCACACGCACACCCAGCACGACCACGGCCACGGGCAGGAACACGGGCACGACCACGGGCACACGTACGGCCACGGCCACGGCCACGGCCGCTCCGAAGGTCACGGCACCCGGAGCCGGGCACGCCTGCGCCACCGGCTGGGACACCTCCTGCACCCGCACTCGCACGAGTCCGCCGACAAGGTGGACGGGGCCCTGGAGTCCTCCGCCGAAGGCATGCGGGCCCTGTGGATCTCGCTCGCGGTCCTCGGCGTCACCGCGATCGCCCAGGCCGTGGTCGTCGTCCTGTCCGGCTCGGTGGCCCTCCTGGGCGACACCGTGCACAACGCGGCCGACGCCCTCACCGCCCTCCCGCTCGGCGTCGCGTTCGTCCTCGGGCGGCGGGCCGCCACGCGGCGCTTCACCTACGGCTACGGCCGGGCCGAGGACCTCGCCGGGATCGTCATCGTCCTCACCATCACCGCGTCCGCCGGCTTCGCCGCCTGGACCGCCGTCGACCGCCTCCTGCACCCGCGGGACGTCGCCTATCTGCCCGCCGTGGCCGTCGCGGCGGTGCTCGGCTTCATCGGCAACGAATGGGTGGCCCGCTACCGCATCCGCGTCGGGCGCAAGATCGGCTCGGCCGCGCTCGTCGCCGACGGCCTCCACGCCCGCACCGACGGCTTCACCTCGCTGGCCGTGCTGCTCGGCGCCGCGGGCGCGGCGATGGGCTGGCGGCTGGCGGACCCGATCGTGGGCCTGGCCATCACGGCGGCCATCCTGCTGGTGCTCCGCGACGCCGCGCGCGAGGTCTTCCGCCGCGTCATGGACGCCGTCGACCCGGCGCTCGTGGACGACGCCGAACGCGCCCTGCGCGAGGTGCCGGGGGTCCGGGGGGTGGGCGAGCTGCGCCTGCGCTGGATCGGGCACCGGCTGCGCGCCGAGGTCGCCGTGGTCGTCGACGGGAACCTCACCGTGCGTCAGGCCCACCACACGGCTGTCGCGGCCGAGCACGCGCTGCTGCACGCGGTCCCCCGCCTGACCGCCGCCCTGGTCCACGCGGACCCCGCACCCGTGCCGGGGGTGGCCGACCCGCACGCCGAACTGGCCCATCACGCCGCCTGA
- a CDS encoding DUF3558 domain-containing protein: MRSSLAIVGLVLLAATATACGSSDTGAKAAPAQSGPASAATGKGAAADGGSSEDGKKVDACTLLKPEEVTPLIGENDGGHPDAGVGESVCNWENPDTYHSVTLSIGSAKTAGSEDVDNSMMTAFTVDDRLCTIQVVTLKRDADKKSEAKLIDLVRRRV; this comes from the coding sequence ATGCGTTCATCTCTGGCAATCGTCGGCCTGGTGCTCCTCGCCGCGACAGCGACCGCCTGCGGCTCGTCGGACACCGGCGCGAAGGCGGCCCCCGCGCAGTCCGGCCCTGCTTCCGCGGCCACGGGGAAGGGAGCGGCCGCGGACGGAGGTTCGTCGGAGGACGGCAAGAAGGTCGACGCCTGCACCCTGCTCAAGCCCGAGGAGGTCACCCCGCTCATCGGCGAGAACGACGGCGGGCACCCCGACGCCGGTGTGGGGGAGAGCGTCTGCAACTGGGAGAACCCCGACACCTACCACTCCGTCACACTGAGCATCGGCTCCGCGAAGACGGCCGGTTCGGAGGACGTCGACAACTCGATGATGACCGCGTTCACCGTCGACGACCGCCTGTGCACCATCCAGGTCGTCACCCTCAAGCGGGACGCCGACAAGAAGTCCGAGGCCAAGCTCATCGACCTCGTCCGTAGGAGAGTGTGA
- a CDS encoding SDR family oxidoreductase gives MTTGTSVRSRRATAPLEGRVAVVTGAARGVGEALARHLSSAGMRVALLGREEATLRQAAASLSHPNIFVEADVTDRPALEDAARRVDEELGPASVVVANAGIAAGGPFAHTEAELWQRVIDVNLVGAANTARAFLPQLTRTRGYFLQIASTAAFSAAPLMSAYCASKAGAESFAQALRGEVEPDGVTVGIAYLHWTGTDMIVDLDDHPVLRALRKNQPSFARRVHSPAQVADWLATGIARRAHHVYAPPWLRWCQPLRPLFPPVVSWMARRELRARSGAELGSATAVMGAGGRADWDAFTSPVEPQRPEHPPR, from the coding sequence ATGACGACCGGTACCAGCGTACGCAGCCGCAGGGCGACGGCCCCGCTGGAAGGGCGCGTGGCCGTCGTCACCGGCGCGGCCCGGGGAGTCGGTGAGGCGCTCGCCCGGCACCTGTCGTCAGCCGGCATGCGGGTCGCGCTGCTGGGCCGTGAGGAGGCGACCCTGCGTCAGGCGGCGGCTTCCCTGTCCCATCCGAACATCTTCGTCGAGGCGGACGTCACCGACCGCCCGGCACTCGAAGACGCGGCCCGGCGGGTGGACGAGGAACTCGGCCCCGCCAGCGTGGTGGTGGCCAACGCGGGCATCGCCGCCGGCGGACCGTTCGCCCACACCGAAGCCGAACTCTGGCAGCGGGTCATCGACGTCAACCTGGTGGGGGCCGCGAACACGGCCAGGGCCTTCCTGCCCCAGCTCACGCGGACCCGCGGATACTTCCTGCAGATCGCCTCGACCGCCGCCTTCTCCGCCGCCCCGCTGATGAGCGCCTACTGTGCCTCCAAGGCCGGTGCCGAGTCCTTCGCGCAGGCCCTGCGCGGTGAGGTCGAGCCCGACGGCGTCACCGTCGGCATCGCCTACCTCCACTGGACCGGCACCGACATGATCGTCGACCTGGACGACCACCCCGTACTGCGCGCCCTGCGGAAGAACCAGCCGTCGTTCGCCCGCCGCGTCCACTCGCCCGCCCAGGTCGCCGACTGGCTCGCCACGGGCATCGCACGGCGCGCGCACCATGTGTACGCGCCACCGTGGCTGCGCTGGTGCCAGCCGCTGCGGCCGCTGTTCCCGCCGGTGGTCTCGTGGATGGCCCGGCGCGAGCTGCGTGCCCGTTCAGGTGCGGAGCTGGGTTCCGCCACCGCCGTCATGGGGGCCGGTGGCCGCGCCGACTGGGACGCCTTCACGTCGCCCGTCGAGCCGCAGCGGCCGGAGCACCCGCCGCGGTGA
- a CDS encoding hemerythrin domain-containing protein: protein MADVRDMFMAHTMMRREFRLLPQLVRDVEAGDTRRAGIVADHADKVCLILHLHHEGEDKVVWPRLLERGGERTAAIVPTMEEQHHGIDTALTEVAALLAGWRSTAQGGEALAAALEELLSRLLEHMALEEKEILPLAEEYITAAEWAELGEHGMANSPKKDLPLAFGMVMYEGDPEVIKAVLSHAPLVPRLIMPVLAPRLYASHAKRVYGTPTPPRVGA from the coding sequence ATGGCCGATGTGCGCGACATGTTCATGGCGCACACGATGATGCGCCGGGAGTTCCGCCTGCTCCCGCAACTCGTCCGGGACGTGGAGGCCGGTGACACCCGGCGCGCCGGGATCGTGGCGGACCATGCCGACAAGGTGTGCCTGATCCTGCACCTGCACCACGAGGGCGAGGACAAGGTGGTGTGGCCGCGCCTCCTGGAGCGCGGCGGTGAGCGGACCGCGGCCATCGTGCCCACGATGGAGGAGCAGCACCACGGCATCGACACCGCCCTCACCGAGGTGGCCGCACTGCTGGCGGGGTGGCGCTCCACCGCCCAGGGCGGCGAGGCCCTCGCCGCGGCCCTCGAAGAACTGCTGAGCCGGCTCCTGGAGCACATGGCCCTGGAGGAGAAGGAGATCCTCCCGCTGGCCGAGGAGTACATCACCGCGGCGGAGTGGGCGGAGCTCGGTGAGCACGGCATGGCCAACAGCCCGAAGAAGGACCTGCCGCTGGCCTTCGGCATGGTGATGTACGAGGGCGACCCCGAGGTGATCAAGGCGGTCCTCTCGCACGCCCCGCTGGTGCCCCGGCTGATCATGCCGGTCCTGGCCCCGCGCCTGTACGCCTCGCACGCCAAGCGCGTGTACGGGACGCCGACCCCGCCCCGCGTCGGGGCCTGA
- a CDS encoding AAA family ATPase, whose translation MSAPLSTQTRVSPVFVGREAELAELLRAAGAADGGDPQAVLVRGEAGVGKTRLVGELLRSLEPGAAVAAVGGCVELGGDGLPFAAFSEALRVLWQGLPDEVRAASAGHEDLLARILPDPGGVTPVDHRDDDVTRLFELTTRVLERLASDRLVVLVIEDLHWADASTRNLLGYLFRTRRRGRLLLMGTYRSDDVGPRHPLRPLLAELGRLRSVRRVALPRFTRGEVGGQLTGILGAPPDPAVLDDVFARSDGNAFFVEELAGAGRDHPGPGLHDFHDLHDVLLTRLEALPETSRRILRTAAEGGKVTGYALLREVAGLPEDELIEGLRAAVLAHVLVPEPGGSDYRFRHSLVRETVSETLLPGERALINRRYAQALEADPALVPAVELSCRLARHWHAAQDSVKALRMSVAAAEEARHCYAYAEQLWHLERALQLWDRVPDEARAALPAPRCPQTYPRGGAGHAGPGLEGNGRLRLELLATATVAALHSGSLDVALRLADTALEGLPPEDEPHRLRAAWFRTQRSRLIQGLNRGDGWQDLETARKLVDGLAPSPVHADVLVHIANWSAVHRPGTDHRAATDEAVRYAAAVGAEALELHARMTRCLLDAGTDRDGAGVAELYEVRRRAEELGELGIAGRANQNLPSILEGMGRSEEAVAAADHGIALCRSLGLADHEAWVHSNRAISLFSVGRWAESEAALDEAASVARSHLPRWTFAARRAYHLLHRGDADGAARQLALAERLRGTERLRAELLIALSHCTMEIAAAQGRLADARAEFLRADAAGLTTGPVRWSLPLLRTAAAVEAEARRSASLGGASPEVLAAIRRAAGRLDVVFPVWAAYERLLRAELGRADGADDPALWSKAVTSCTAVDRPHETAAALLGEGRALLTTHRQRAAALDRLGRARRIATDLGAGLLLADVEAVTRRAGTGPADEQGPPATAATATEPSPFGLTPRESEVLGLVARGYSNRRISEELYISQKTTSTHVSSILAKLGASSRTEAAAMAHRNGLPSSP comes from the coding sequence ATGAGCGCCCCCCTCTCGACACAGACCCGCGTCAGCCCCGTCTTCGTGGGCCGCGAGGCCGAGCTGGCCGAGCTCCTGCGGGCCGCCGGGGCCGCGGACGGCGGCGACCCCCAGGCCGTCCTCGTCCGGGGCGAGGCCGGGGTGGGCAAGACGAGGCTGGTCGGGGAGCTCCTGCGGTCGCTGGAGCCGGGGGCGGCCGTCGCGGCGGTCGGTGGCTGCGTCGAGCTCGGCGGCGACGGCCTGCCCTTCGCCGCGTTCTCCGAGGCCCTGCGCGTGCTGTGGCAGGGACTGCCCGACGAGGTGCGCGCGGCGAGCGCGGGCCATGAGGACCTCCTCGCGCGGATCCTGCCCGACCCGGGCGGCGTGACGCCCGTCGACCACCGGGACGACGACGTGACGCGGCTGTTCGAGCTCACCACCCGCGTCCTGGAACGCCTCGCCTCGGACCGCCTGGTCGTACTCGTCATCGAGGACCTGCACTGGGCCGACGCCTCCACCCGCAACCTGCTGGGCTACCTGTTCCGCACCAGGCGCCGCGGCAGGCTGCTGCTCATGGGGACCTACCGGTCCGACGACGTCGGCCCCCGGCACCCGCTGCGCCCGCTGCTCGCGGAGCTGGGCCGGCTCAGGTCCGTACGCCGTGTGGCGCTCCCCCGGTTCACCCGGGGCGAGGTCGGCGGACAGCTCACCGGCATCCTCGGGGCGCCACCGGACCCGGCCGTCCTCGACGACGTCTTCGCCCGCTCGGACGGCAACGCCTTCTTCGTCGAGGAGCTCGCCGGCGCCGGCCGGGACCACCCGGGCCCGGGGCTCCATGACTTCCACGACCTCCACGACGTGCTGCTGACCCGGCTGGAAGCGTTGCCGGAGACCAGCCGTCGCATCCTGCGCACGGCCGCCGAGGGCGGGAAGGTGACCGGGTACGCGCTGCTGCGGGAGGTGGCGGGGCTGCCCGAGGACGAGCTGATCGAGGGGCTGCGCGCGGCCGTCCTCGCCCACGTCCTCGTCCCCGAACCGGGCGGCTCGGACTACCGGTTCCGGCACTCGCTGGTGCGCGAGACCGTCAGCGAGACCCTGCTGCCGGGCGAACGCGCGCTGATCAACCGCCGGTACGCGCAGGCGCTGGAGGCCGACCCCGCGCTCGTGCCCGCCGTGGAACTGTCCTGCCGTCTGGCCCGGCACTGGCACGCCGCGCAGGACTCCGTGAAGGCCCTGCGGATGAGCGTCGCGGCGGCCGAGGAGGCACGGCACTGCTACGCCTACGCCGAGCAGCTGTGGCACCTGGAACGGGCGCTCCAGCTGTGGGACCGGGTCCCGGACGAGGCCCGCGCGGCCCTGCCCGCCCCGCGCTGCCCGCAGACGTACCCACGCGGTGGTGCCGGGCACGCGGGGCCCGGGCTCGAGGGGAACGGACGCCTCCGCCTGGAGCTGCTCGCGACCGCCACCGTCGCCGCGCTGCACAGCGGCAGCCTCGACGTGGCACTGCGTCTGGCCGACACCGCGCTGGAGGGCCTTCCGCCGGAGGACGAGCCGCACCGGCTGCGCGCGGCGTGGTTCCGCACCCAGCGGTCCCGGCTGATCCAGGGACTGAACCGCGGCGACGGATGGCAGGACCTCGAGACGGCACGGAAACTGGTCGACGGCCTGGCCCCGTCGCCGGTGCACGCCGACGTCCTGGTCCACATCGCCAACTGGAGCGCCGTCCACCGCCCCGGTACGGACCACCGGGCCGCCACCGACGAGGCCGTGCGGTACGCGGCCGCCGTGGGCGCCGAGGCACTGGAACTGCACGCCCGCATGACCAGGTGCCTGCTGGACGCCGGGACCGACCGCGACGGCGCCGGCGTCGCCGAGCTGTACGAGGTCAGACGGCGGGCGGAGGAACTGGGCGAACTCGGCATCGCCGGGCGGGCGAACCAGAACCTGCCGTCGATCCTGGAGGGCATGGGCCGTTCCGAGGAGGCCGTCGCGGCCGCCGACCACGGCATCGCGCTGTGCCGGTCGCTCGGGCTGGCCGACCACGAGGCGTGGGTGCACTCCAACCGGGCGATCAGCCTCTTCTCCGTGGGCCGCTGGGCGGAGTCCGAGGCGGCCCTCGACGAGGCCGCCTCGGTCGCCCGGTCGCACCTGCCGCGCTGGACGTTCGCGGCCCGCCGCGCGTACCACCTGCTCCACCGCGGTGACGCGGACGGCGCCGCCCGGCAGTTGGCGCTCGCCGAGCGACTGCGCGGCACCGAGCGGCTGCGGGCCGAACTCCTCATCGCCCTCAGCCACTGCACGATGGAGATCGCGGCCGCTCAGGGCCGTCTCGCGGACGCCCGGGCCGAGTTCCTGCGGGCCGACGCCGCGGGCCTGACCACCGGACCCGTCCGCTGGTCGCTGCCACTGCTGCGCACCGCGGCGGCGGTCGAGGCCGAGGCCCGTCGGTCCGCCTCCCTCGGCGGGGCCTCGCCCGAGGTCCTCGCCGCGATACGCCGCGCCGCCGGCCGGCTCGACGTCGTCTTCCCCGTCTGGGCGGCGTACGAGCGGCTGCTCCGCGCGGAGTTGGGACGCGCCGACGGGGCCGACGACCCGGCCCTGTGGTCAAAGGCCGTGACCTCCTGCACGGCGGTCGACCGTCCCCACGAGACGGCGGCGGCGCTCCTCGGCGAGGGACGCGCCCTGCTCACCACCCACCGGCAGCGCGCCGCGGCACTCGACCGGCTCGGCAGGGCACGGCGCATCGCCACCGACCTCGGGGCGGGCCTGCTCCTCGCGGACGTCGAAGCGGTGACGCGCCGGGCCGGCACGGGCCCGGCGGACGAACAGGGCCCGCCCGCGACCGCCGCCACCGCGACGGAACCGTCACCCTTCGGCCTCACCCCGCGCGAGTCGGAGGTGCTGGGGCTGGTCGCGAGGGGGTACAGCAACCGCCGGATCTCCGAAGAGCTCTACATCTCGCAGAAGACGACGAGCACGCACGTCTCCAGCATCCTGGCCAAACTGGGTGCCTCCAGCCGCACCGAGGCCGCGGCGATGGCGCACCGCAACGGGCTCCCGTCCTCCCCCTGA
- a CDS encoding DUF402 domain-containing protein, which yields MSTHRAGRTAVRRDVHRSGRVWSEHALRVLADTGTALVTACAPGAQTRWPVAYARARATGDRTVRTDAIDGLATGRWELTPGRWQETELRMWKPPTAWFSVNAFYTEAGLRNWYVNFERPTIRTADGFDTFDLIVDLLVAPDLSSWEWKDEDEYAHVRRLGVVTDTEHRAVDAARGQALAMLEERSGPFGEAAAWAAWRWEPAWPTPRLPLAVPQRPSKEGHL from the coding sequence ATGAGTACCCACCGCGCCGGCCGGACGGCCGTGCGCCGCGACGTGCACCGCAGCGGCCGTGTCTGGAGCGAGCACGCGCTCCGTGTCCTCGCCGACACCGGCACGGCCCTGGTGACCGCCTGTGCTCCCGGCGCCCAGACCCGCTGGCCCGTCGCGTACGCGCGGGCCCGCGCCACCGGCGACCGCACCGTGCGCACCGACGCGATCGACGGCCTCGCCACGGGTCGGTGGGAGCTCACGCCCGGGCGGTGGCAGGAGACCGAGCTGCGGATGTGGAAGCCGCCCACCGCCTGGTTCAGCGTCAACGCCTTCTACACCGAGGCCGGGCTGCGGAACTGGTACGTGAACTTCGAGCGCCCCACGATCCGGACCGCCGACGGGTTCGACACCTTCGACCTCATCGTGGACCTGCTCGTCGCCCCCGACCTGAGCAGCTGGGAGTGGAAGGACGAGGACGAGTACGCCCACGTCCGCAGGCTCGGCGTCGTCACCGACACCGAACACCGGGCCGTCGACGCGGCCCGCGGACAAGCGCTGGCGATGCTCGAGGAGCGTTCCGGACCGTTCGGCGAGGCCGCCGCGTGGGCGGCATGGCGATGGGAACCGGCCTGGCCCACACCGCGCCTGCCGCTCGCCGTACCCCAACGCCCAAGCAAGGAAGGTCACTTGTAA
- a CDS encoding PLP-dependent cysteine synthase family protein: MNEPTTGRDLASAVGDTPLLWISHPLTSPGRGFWAKLEGANPGAIEDRSALHMVGCARERGDLLPGATVVASTSGAFGLGLVLAGRVFGHPVTLVTDPDLEPDMKRLLRSRGARLDIVRDAHPYEGWQEACRRRVTELLAAEPGAWCADPYDNPDNADAYTPLAAELIERLGRVDVLVTSVGTGGHSAGISRPLRAVNPDLHVIGVDTVGSITFGRPVRPRLVRGLGSSIHSRNVAYEQFTEVHWVAAAEAVHTCRALARSHYASGGWSVGAVALVAGWAARTYSAEARIVAVFPDGPHRYLSTIYDDDYCRDRGLLGTAPATEPTEIASPTDGEAAGWTRCRTVTNPVASLIAPPAHPVEAPESV, translated from the coding sequence ATGAACGAGCCCACCACCGGCCGCGACCTCGCCTCCGCGGTCGGCGACACGCCCCTGCTGTGGATCTCCCACCCCCTCACCTCTCCCGGACGCGGCTTCTGGGCGAAGCTGGAAGGCGCCAACCCCGGAGCCATCGAGGACCGCTCCGCCCTCCACATGGTCGGCTGCGCACGCGAGCGCGGCGATCTCCTTCCCGGCGCGACCGTCGTGGCGTCCACCAGCGGCGCCTTCGGCCTCGGACTGGTGCTCGCCGGACGGGTCTTCGGCCACCCGGTCACACTCGTGACCGATCCGGACCTGGAGCCGGACATGAAGCGCCTGCTGCGCTCACGCGGTGCCCGCCTCGACATCGTCCGCGACGCCCACCCCTACGAGGGCTGGCAGGAGGCCTGCCGCCGGCGCGTGACCGAACTCCTGGCGGCAGAACCCGGGGCGTGGTGCGCCGACCCGTACGACAACCCCGACAACGCCGACGCCTACACGCCCCTGGCGGCGGAACTGATCGAGCGACTGGGCCGGGTCGACGTCCTGGTCACCAGCGTCGGCACCGGCGGCCACTCGGCGGGCATCAGCCGCCCGCTGCGCGCCGTCAACCCGGACCTGCACGTGATCGGGGTGGACACCGTCGGCTCGATCACCTTCGGCCGGCCCGTCAGGCCCCGTCTCGTCCGGGGCCTGGGCAGCAGCATCCACTCGCGCAACGTGGCGTACGAGCAGTTCACCGAGGTGCACTGGGTCGCCGCGGCCGAGGCCGTGCACACCTGCCGTGCCCTGGCCCGCTCCCACTACGCGTCGGGCGGCTGGAGCGTCGGTGCCGTCGCCCTCGTCGCCGGATGGGCGGCCCGCACCTACTCCGCCGAGGCACGCATCGTGGCCGTCTTCCCCGACGGGCCGCACCGCTACCTCTCCACGATCTACGACGACGACTACTGCCGGGACCGCGGGCTGCTCGGCACCGCCCCCGCCACGGAGCCCACGGAGATCGCCTCACCCACCGACGGTGAGGCGGCGGGCTGGACCCGCTGCCGCACGGTGACGAACCCGGTGGCGTCGCTCATCGCCCCGCCGGCGCACCCCGTGGAGGCGCCCGAGTCCGTGTGA